In Oxalobacteraceae bacterium OTU3CINTB1, the sequence CCACCATTATCACGTTCTGGCACATCCCATGGCCTAACTCGGAGTCGTTCGGCATTTGCCCGTGGCGCGAAGAAATCCTGGAAGGCATGCTGGGCAGCACGATCCTGGGCTTCCACACGCCGTTCCACCGCAAGAACTTCCTCGACACGGTCGACCGTTACCTGGAAACCCGCATCGAGCCGGAAGCATCGACCATTTCGTACGGCAACGAGCTGACCCAGGTCGAGGACTATCCGATCTCGATCGCCTGGCCCGACTATCCGGACACGCAGCCGGTGGAACAGTGCCGCACCGAAATCCGCCAGATCCTGGGCGTGCCGGAAGACCACCTGCTGGCCTTCGGCGTCGACCGCCTCGACTACACCAAGGGCATCCTGGAGCGCTTCCAGGCGGTCGAGAGCATGCTGGAGCGCCATCCGACCATGATCGGCAAGTTCAGCTTCGTGCAGATCGCCGCGCCGAGCCGTTCGGACCTGGAGGAATACATGAACTTCGAGCAGCGCGTGCGCAAGCTGGCCGCGCGGGTCAACGACCGCTTCGGCAGCGACGGCTACCTGCCGATCATCCTGAAGATCGAGCACCACGAGCAAGCCGAACTGCAGCGCTACTTCCGCGCCAGCGAGGTCTGCATGGTGACCAGCCTGCACGACGGTATGAACCTGGTGGCCAAGGAATTCATCGCCGCCCGCGACGACGAACGCGGCGCGCTGGTGCTGAGCCAGTTCACCGGCGCCGCCCGCGAACTGCACGAGGCCTTGATCATCAACCCGTACCATATCGAGCAAGGCGCCGAGGCGCTGTACCGCGGCCTGACCATGCCGCCGGTCGAGCAGCGCGAACGGATGCGCAGCATGCGCGACCGCGTGCGCCGCTTCAACGTCTACCGTTGGGCCGGCCACATGCTGCTCGACGCCGCCCGTCTGCGCAAACGCGAAAAAGTGATGCAGAAGATCCGTTCCCACAGCCGCGGCAACCTGCGCCGGGTAAGCTAATTAGCAGCTGAAAAGATAACCATGATGACACTCGACACCAACCAGGCGGACGCGACGAACACCGGCGCGTCCGCCGACAACCAAGCCTTCCTGCTGACCGACTGGCCCGATTGCAGCCTGTTCCTGGACTTCGACGGCACCCTGGTCGACCTGGCCGAAACGCCCGACACCGTCGTGGTCGTGCCCGGCCTGATCGAGGCGCTGGCCACGCTGCGCGACAAGCTGGGCGGACGCCTGGCCATCGTCAGCGGCCGCCCGATCGAGCAGATCGACGCCATGCTGGCGCCGCTCAAGCTGCCGGCGGCCGGCGTGCACGGCGCCGAACGGCGCGCCGCCGACGGCGAGCTGCACTACATCACGGTGCTGCCGCTCGATAACGCCAAGTCGCGCCTGCAACCGCTGGTGGCGCAATATCCCGACCTGCTGCTGGAGGAAAAGCGCGGCGCGCTGGCCCTGCACTACCGCCTGGCGCCGGGACTGAAGGAACTGTGCGAGCAAGTGATGCAGGAAGCGCTCGACGCCAGCCCCGGCATGGTCCTGTTACATGGCAAAATGGTGCTGGAGCTCAAGCCGGGATCGAGCACCAAGGGCAGCGCCCTGGCCGCGTTTATGCAGGAAGCGCCCTTCAAGGGCCACAAGCCGGTGTTTGCCGGCGACGATACCACCGA encodes:
- the otsB gene encoding trehalose-phosphatase; translated protein: MMTLDTNQADATNTGASADNQAFLLTDWPDCSLFLDFDGTLVDLAETPDTVVVVPGLIEALATLRDKLGGRLAIVSGRPIEQIDAMLAPLKLPAAGVHGAERRAADGELHYITVLPLDNAKSRLQPLVAQYPDLLLEEKRGALALHYRLAPGLKELCEQVMQEALDASPGMVLLHGKMVLELKPGSSTKGSALAAFMQEAPFKGHKPVFAGDDTTDEAGIAYAQQTGGMGVKIGPGPSAALRRLASPQELRAQLVQAATTLPHGDTQ